The nucleotide sequence ATCGCGGGTTGCAGCATGGGGGCTCTGGTTGCGGCGGCCGACAGCGGTTGCTGGATAGGTTTGAACAGATATTCCGGCAACTGTTGATACCACCATGACATGTAACGCGGTTCAGCCGTTGCCCCCGGACGCACCGGATGGGGAGGAAGTCGGTCCCGAACCGGAGTTTCCCGGTGTTGCCGGGACCATCCATCCCGGCGGATAAAACGGCAAACCCCGGGCATCGAAGAAATACTGCGGCACTTCCCCCACCAAGACCATGTACGCCACCGGGACTTTCGTCTGAACGTCCACGGGTTCCGCCACAAACGGCGCCAGGATCTGGATTCGCGCCTGAACCTGGATGTCGACCTCATGGATCGTCTGATTGATTCCCGCCTCTCTCGTCGTCTGCTGGACCTCGGATTCGGCGGTCCCAAAGGGCACGATCGCAACGGGAATCATAGGGCCGAACGCGGAAAAAATCGAGCTGTTCATCGCTTGACCGATGGGAACGTCAATCTGTTGGGTGGACAGGTGATCGACCACCGCCTGGACCCGGGTCGTGACGGCGGTCTGCAGCCGGAGCACCTCTTTCTCATCCAAGGTGGCCCCGATGACCCGTCCATTTCGATCGGTTTGCAGGGTGACCAATTTGGAATAGTCGATGCCCTGCTGAACTGTCTGAACGAGCGCCTGGTTGATCGCGTCCGTGGCCAGCCGTCTGGCCATTCCTTTCGCAATATCCACAAACACCGGACGAATATTATAATCAAGTACGTAGAACGCCAAAACCAGAAAGCCGAGAATTCCCACGGCGACCAGCAAAAACGGCCGGCGGCCGCCCGGGACCCGGCGCCGAAATCCAACGCGAAAACGGCGGCCAAATCGCATGGGCACGGACATCTCCCCCCTTGCCATAGGTATGCCGACCCCGACCGCCGCATACCGTGGGAAATGGACCGGCGCGTGCAGGACCAATGCCCGTGTGCGAGGACGACGCAGCAACCGCGAAGTCCCGGCCGGACCCGCAGAGTGCCAGGGTGGAGTGACCGGCGGACCGGACCTGCGAAAGGACGTTTATCCATGCCCCTTATTGAACTGGACGGCGAACCCTTGGAGTACACGCTGATTTACCGCCCCAATAAAAAACGCCTCACCCTTCGAGTCGGTTGGGACGGGACCATTCGCGTTTCGGCTCCCCTGGGGGTCGCCATCGAAACCATCGAGGAATTCCTCCGCCAAAAGGCAAAGTGGATCCTCGTCAAACGGATGGAATTTGCCCGGCTTCGGGCGAGTGTTCCCCAAAAAACTTACTCCCCCGGAGACGTTTTTCATTTTCTCGGTGAACCCTACCCGCTCCAGATCAAAGAGACCTTTACCGGCACCCCGGGGTCCCTGCGACTGACTGAAGGGCATTTTTATGCGGAGATCAACCCATCCTGGGATGCCGAGACCCGCCGGGAACGTTTATCGCATCTGTTTCGCGAGTGGTATCACAGGGCCGGGTATCACTGGGCACTGCACAGAATCGCTGTTTATGGGGAAAAGCTTCGCTGCTTCCCGGAGAAGGTGGCCATTCGGGATCAAAAAACCCGCTGGGGGAGTTGCACATCAAAGGGTGCGATCTATTTGAACTGGCGCATATTCATGGCACCCCCTCACGTTGTGGATTACGTCATTGTGCACGAACTGGCTCATCTGCGCCATTTCGATCACTCGCCCCGCTTTTGGGAACTTGTGGAATCGGCGCTGCCCACGTACGCCGACGCCAAAGCCTGGCTGAAAGAGTATGGCTTGACCCTCGACTTATGACCGCATCGCGGCACAAAAAAAGAGGGCGCGCGCCCTCCCCTTTTGTATCGGCCCATCCCACATGACCGACATGACCGTCAGTGAAACTCAATGTTCACCCGGCGCCCCCGGGACGGCCGCGCCTTATCCATCCGGATCTCGAGAACGCCATTGCGGTACGACGCCCGGGCCGATTCTGGCTTGACTTCCACCGGCAGAGCCACGGTCCGGGAGAAACGGCCATAAAACCGTTCTCTTTGGAGAAAATCTTGCTCCCGGCGTTCCTCGTCTCTTTCAATAACCCCGCTCAAATGGACCCGATCGTCGTCGACGTCGATTTCAACGTCGTCCGCTTTTCGCAGACCGGGAATATCGCAGGAAACCACCACCTGATTCTCGGTTTCGTGCACGTCAACCCGGGGAAGCGCCCCTGAGACCCCACCGGTGCGCCAGACCTCGGGGTCCAGTAGACGTCCGACGTCCCGCCTGAAAGACTCCAGGTGACGCAGGGGGTCCACCGGTAACGGAAGTGGCATTGGCTCTCCCTCCCTTTTTGATCACGTGGACCACTCCTAGCATGGCTCCCGGGCTCGAAGAGCTTGCATGCCACATCCTCCCGTCGGATCAACACCGGATACGAAAACGCAGAAACCGGCGCTTGCCGACCTGGACCACCATGCCCTCCCGCGGCTCGATCTCCCGATCCGGGCTGTCGATCCGTTCATCGTCTACCCGCACCCCGCCTTGTTCGATCAACCGCCGCGCCTCTCCGTTAGATCCGGCCAGACCGTTCTCCACCAGAAGGCGAACGATCCAGACAGGCCCTGGGGGAATTTGCCGCTCTTCAATGTCTGAGGGCAGTTGTCGCTCTTGAAAAATGGTGCGAAAATGGTGTTCTGCATCTTCGGCGGCATTCGGACCGTGGTACATGCGGACCAAAGTTTTGGCCAAGCGCATTTTGGCATCCCTCGGGTGCAGGCGTCCTTCTGTCAAATCTCCTTTTAACCGATCCAACTCGTCATTGGAGAGATCCGTCGCGAGCTCAAAATATTTCACCGTCAATGAATCCGGGATCGACATGGCTTTCCCGTACATGTCCCGGGGCGGATCATCCAGGCCGATGTAATTGCCGAGGCTTTTGCTCATCTTTTTCTCGCCGTCAAGCCCTTCGAGCAGAGGCACCATCACCGCCGCCTGTTGGGACTGCCCAAACTCCTTCTGAAGTGTCCGACCCATCAACAGGTTGAATTTCTGATCCGTTCCCCCAAGCTCCACGTCCGCCCGCAGGGCGACGGAATCGTATCCCTGCATGAGCGGATAGAAAAACTCGTGCAGGCTGATCGGCAAATTCCCATAAAATCGCTTGTGAAAATCCTCCCTCTCCAGCATCCGCGCCACTGTCGTAGAAGCCGCCAGCCGAATCACCTCGGCGAAAGTGAGGGGCGCCAGCCAGGTCGAGTTGAACACGACGTGGGTACGGCCGGGATCGAGCACTTTGAATAGTTGTTCCTCGTACGTTTTCGCGTTGGCACGCACCTGTTCCTCAGTCAGCTGGCGACGCGTCTCCGATTTGTCCGTAGGATCTCCGATGCGCCCGGTGAAATCCCCGATCACTAAATACACTTCGTGTCCGAGATCCTGGAACTGGCGCAGTTTTTGCAGCACCACCGTGTGCCCCAAATGAATATCCGGGGCGGTGGGATCCAGCCCCAATTTGACCCGCAGCGGCTTTCCGCTGGACACCGACCGGCGCACCTTTTCCACCAGTTCCTCTTCGGGTACAATCTCCGCGGCACCCCTGCGAATGACAGCGAGTTGTCTCCCCACTTCCGCCTCCTGTTCCGCGGACAAGTCGAACGCTTCCATCAATCGTCCATCCTCCTTCTCCTCCGCACTGTACCGCAGCTCAATATCCAGTGTCAACGAAACAAAATCACAAGAACGCACCTTGGTTTTGTTATAATAAATGCATCGGACGAGGAGGAAATCGCGTGGAAGAAAAGGTACAAATTCCCGAACAACCTAAACGACGCAGATGGCTATTATGGGCAGCTATTTTAGCGGGCGCCGCCTTGGTGATCATTCTTGCAAGCGGTGTGACGTACGCCATTCGGGTCACCCGGGCCGCCCCGCCCTTGGATTTGGCTCGATTGTCTCAATTATCTCAAATCACAACAGTGGTGGACCGTGAAGGTCGCCCGTTAGGGTTACTCATGACCGACGGGTCCCGGGAGCCGATCTCATCCTTGGCCGAGGTCTCGCCTGACCTGGTCCATGGCGTGATCGCCGTAGAAGACAAGGACTTTTATCATCATCCCGGAGTGGATATTCAAGCAATCTTTCGAGCTCTTTGGCAGAACATCCGCGGCCAACAGATTGTCAGCGGGGCGAGCACACTCACCCAACAGACTGTGAAACTCGTGTTTTTCCCCGACCAAGCCCGTACCCTCACCCGCAAGATTCAAGAAGCGCTACTCGCGATCGAATTGGAACGCAAGTTGAGCAAGGACGAGATTCTCACCACCTATTTGAATTGGGCCTACTTTGGCCAGGTTGGGACGATGAACGTCTACGGGGCCGAACAAGCGGCACATACCTTTTTCGGCGTAAACGCCAAGGATTTGAATCTGGCCGAGGCGGCCATGCTCGCCGCGTTGCCCAACAATCCTTCCCTGTTCTCCCCCTACAGCCACTTTTCGGCCGCCAAGGAACGGCAGACTCTCGTCCTGAGTCGAATGTTGGAACAGCATTATATCAGCGAGGAACAGTACCGCCAAGCCCTAGCCTTCGACATCCAGAAGGCGTTGCGGCCGGTATCCCAACACTCGGCGGCCAAATATCCGTATATCCTGGATGAGGTCCAGGACGACGCTGCTTCCCTGCTGGTACAACGCGGCCTCGCCCCGGACGTGGATAAAGCCAAGGAACTTCTGGCCACCGGCGGCTTCCGAATCGAAACCACCATCGACCGAGATTTGCAAGATCGAGTAAACGAGGCGGTGTCCGGGCAATCCTACCGACCCGATATCGGTTATTCCGTGTTATTGAACGGCAGACCGACCCCGATCAAAAATGCCATGGAGCAGGTCGGGGCGGCGGTCGTCAACAATTCGGACGGGAGTATCCTGGCTGTATGCGGCGGTCGGGATTATAACCTGGATCAAATCGATCATGCCCGGCTCCCACGACAACCGGGATCCACCATGAAACCGATTGGCGTGTATGGCCCGGCGGTAGACCGGGGATTGATTGGTTCCGGCAGCGGCGTTGACGATGTACCAACCTCCTGGCCCGGCTACCGCCCAAACAATTTTGATAACCGTTTCCACGGGATGATGACGGTTCGGGAGGCTTTGGTGCAATCGTACAATATCCCCGCTCTGCAAGTGTTTAGCCGCCTCGGGCCGGGGGTTGGGATGGAGTACCTCAAAAAGCTTGGGATCACCACCCTCACGCCCGACGACGCCGTGATCAGTGCCGGCATCGGGGGGTTGTCCAGGGGATTGACGGTGGAAGAAGCCACCAACGCCTTTACCGTCTTTCCCAACCAAGGGTCTGTACACCCGGTTCACTTGATCACCAAGATTGTCGATCGGGATGGGCGTACGGTGTACCAGCACGCGAATCAGACGACCCAGGTTTTTTCGCCGGCAGCCAGCTACATCCTCACCGATATGCTTCGGGACGTGGTACGCCGGGGCACCGGATCCGCGGTGGGGCGGCGCTTTCCTTCCATGGCCATCGCCGGCAAGACAGGCACGACAGACGACGACCGCGACTCGTGGTTCATCGGTTTTACCCCGGATGTGACCATCGGGGTCTGGGTGGGATACAATTACCCGTTTCCGTTACATCCCGTACCCGGTGTCTCGCCGCGGGATGAAAGGCCCAGAGCCGTTCAGGTGTTCGCAGACATCCTTCAGCGTGCCCGGGGCGGGCCGTGGCTGCACACGGCCAGCTTCCCTTCCGCCCCGTCGGGTGTGGTCCGGGTGAGTGTGTGCAACAAGTCTGGAGAACTCCCCACCGCCCTTTGCCGGGCAGCGGGCACCGTGGTGAGCGAGTTGTTCGTGAAGGGAACCGAGCCCAAAACGGCCTGCGATGTGCACGTTCGGGCAGCTTACACGGTGATGGACGGCAAAAAATACCGGGCAACCACGGCCACTCCGCCCGATGAGATCCGGTGGGGGATCTTTATCCAACGCAAGGCCCATCCCCCGGGGCCCGCTCCGACAGATGCGGGACTGGAGGTACCTTCAACACCAGACCCCCGGGGCAGCGAAGTGCTGCCTCTGGGGGGAGGCGACACGCCGCAGCCAACCCCCTCGCAGGGTCAATCCCCACCCGGTGCCAGCTCGGGGAACGGCAACGGCCAACAGGAACAAAATGGCGGTCCACCAGGCCACCCACCAAGGACGACACCGGGAGCCGGAAACGAGTGATACGGCTCAAATGCCACCGTTATTTCAGCTCGACCACCGTCACCCCGAGCCCGCCCTCCCCAGGCCCACCGTTTCGGAAAGAGCGCACGTGGGGGTGGCTTCGAAGATAAGTTTGAACCCCACTGCGCAGGGCCCCGGTGCCCTTTCCGTGGATCAGGTGAACGGTGGCCAGTCCGGCGAGCACCGCCCGGTCCAGGTACTGGTCAATCTCGGGTATGGCTTCTTCGACGGTCTTCCCCCGCAGGTCCAGTTCCATGCCCACGCCGTCCGCCCCCCGGCGCACCGCCACAGACACCGGTGCCGCCGGGGCAGGCGCTTTCTGTTTTCGCAGCGCGGCCACCGGCACCCGGGTCTTCAGGGCCCCGATCTGCACCAAAGCTTCCTTCCCCTGGATCTCCAGCACCGTGCCTTTTTGTCCGAAAGACACCACCTCCACGGCGTCTCCCGGTCCCGGAGTACCGAAGTCTTCCCCGGTGGACGAGGGAACCCTGCGCCCATAGCGGAAGGCCGGCTTTACGCGGTCCAGTCGCTGGCGCAGCTCGGTAAACTGGTGCTCTTTAAGGGAGGATCGATCTTCGCGGCTCAGCCGGCGCAACTCTTCCAGGACATCTTTGACCTCCCGTTCCGCCTGAAGCACAATCCGCCGGGCGCGCTCCTCCGCCTGGGCAGTCCGCTGATCCGCTTCCGCCTCCCAACGGCGAACCTCCGACTCCCACTGCTGTCGAAGCCGGGACGCCTCTTCCCGATCCAGGCGCGCCCGGTCCGCCTCTTCCCTCGCCTGGTTCCGGGCCGTCTCCAACTGCCGAATCATGTCCTCCACCCTCACATCATCAGCGCCGAGCCGGTGTCGCGCGCGGTCGAGGATTTCTTGCCCCAATCCCAGGCGTGCCGCCACCGCCAGAGCATTGGACCGCCCGGGCACGCCGATCAAGAGGCGATAAGTCGGGCGCAGAGTCTCGGGATCAAACTCGACACTGGCATTCATCACCCCTGGCGTCGTGTAGGCAAAAGCTTTTAGATCGCCGTAATGAGTCGTGGCAATGGTCCGAATCCCGCGATCCACGAAGAACTGCAAAATCGCCTCGGCCAAGGCGGCCCCTTCAGCCGGGTCAGTCCCGGCGCCGATCTCATCGAGCAAAACGAGACTCCGCTCGTTGACCTGGTCCAAAATCTCAATGATGTGCTTCATATGCCCGGAGAAGGTTGACAAGCTTTGTTCAATGCTCTGCTCGTCGCCAATGTCGGCAAAAATCCGTTCAAAAACCGAGAGCTCGCTTCCCTCTGCAGCCGGGATGAATAACCCCGCCTGAGCCATGCACGTCAACAGTCCCGCCGTTTTGAGCACCACCGTTTTCCCGCCGGTATTGGGCCCGGTAATGATCAGGGCGTGATACTCGTCGCCGATCAGGACATCCACGGGCACCACTCGTTCCTTCGGAATCAGCGGATGCCGACACCGCCGCAACCGCAATTTTCCTCCGCCCACAAAGTGCGGGGACACGGCGTCCATCTGCTGGGCTAAGCGGGATTTCGCCAGCGCAAAATCGAGGCGGCCTAAACATTCTACCGCCTTGGACAGTCCAGACTCCTCTTGCCCCACCAAGGCGCTCAACCGGACCAGAATACGCTCGATTTCCCGTTCCTCTTGAGCTTCCAGCCCCCGCAACTCGTTGCCGAGCGGCACAATGGCGGCGGGCTCGATGAACCAGGTCTGGCCGCTCGCCGATTGATCGTGAACAATCCCCCGAAAGGAGTTTTTAAACTCCACCCGGACAGGCACACAGTATCTTCCATCACGGACGGTAACCAGAGGTTCCTGGAGATACTTCTGTGTGTTCGGATTGCGAATCAACTCATCCAGAGCCCCGCGAATTCGATCGGCGAGAGCCCTCTTCCGGCGGCGCAGAGCCGCCAGCTCCGAACTGGCGCCATCGAGAATCGCGCCGTCCTCCCCAACGCTTTCCCGGATCGCCTTCTCCAACGCGGGCAACTCGGGAATCCCGGAGGCCAGGGCCTGCAACTGAGGGGTCCGGGCCTTGGATTGCACCTGTTCCAAAGAACGCTGCACCCGCCGTCCAACTCGCATCAGTTCCGCTGTCGCATAAAGTTGTTCGGGGCTCAGCACTCCCCCGCGGGCAGCCCGGCGTACCGATTCGGTGACATCAGTGGCACCCTGTAAAGAGACTCCCCCAGCCAACCGATCCCAAGCTTGAGCCTCGTCCGTTTCTCTGCACCAAGACCTAACCTCCTCTTCGTCGGAGGAAGGAAGCAATTCAAGAGCCAGGGTCTTACCCATGTCCGTTTGCGCGTGGTCTGCCAGGATCTGGCAAATCTTTTCAAATTCGAGAACCCGTAAGGTCCGCGGTTCCACGGCAACAACTCCCTTCGTTCACCGAATTCGACCGGTTCTCTCATGATTCACCTCACGCAGGGAATACTATCGGCGCAGGGCCCGCACCGCCCACGAAAGGAGGCAGAACGGGTGAACATCATCGGCGCAGTGGTTCGTTTTGTGGTGTCCGCACTGGTCCTCATGGTGGTGGGCTATCTCGTCCCCGGATTCGGACGACTCACCTTCTGGAGTGCGCTCGTGGCCGCTCTGGTCATCGCCGCATTGGGCTGGGTCGTCGAAATGTTGTTCGGGGAACGAATGACGCCCTATGGCCGAGGAATCGTCGGCTTTCTGTCCGGAGCCGTCGTGATCTACCTGGCCCAACTTTTTGTGCCCGGCATGCGCGTCACCATCCTCGGCGCTTTATTGGCATCCCTGGTCATCGGGATTATTGACTTGTTTGTCCCGACCCAGTTCAGTCGCCGAGAAAACCGAACATAACTCACGGTCCGGGCCGGACGCCCTTCGTGAAAAGCCCAGGGAACTCCTGGGCTTTTCTCTTAGGATTCTTCCCGGATGCGGGGCTCGCTCTCCCGCTCCAGACTTCTTAGAAGGTCCTCATATTCATCGCATAGCCGTAGATACCGGTCCGCAATATTGACCGCCGCCAACACAGCGATCCGGCTGTAATCAAGGCGCGGATTTTGTTCGCCGATTTCCTTCATCTGCTCGTCCACCAACCGCGCGACCCGCCTGAGATACTCCACCGATGCCTGTCCCTTCAGCGCATAATCCTGGCCGTAAATATCCACGCGAACGCGATTGGATTCGGGTTCCTTCTGCCCCTGCCCTGTGCTCATCGGGAGCACCCCCTCCCGTCACTCCGACCGCAACTGAACGCCCCGCTCCCTCAGGGTATCGATCAGCCGCCGGAGGGCATCGTTCACTTCTTCGTCTGTCAGCGTCCGTTCTTCGGCGCGGTAGGACAGACGAAATGCCAAGCTTTTAAACCCTGGAGGGACCTGAGCCCCTTCATAAACGTCAAACAGCTCCACATTCTCCAACCATGGGCCCCCGCTTTCCCGAATCCCGGCCTCCACCTCCCGGGCGGCCCGTTCCCGGGGGACAAGAAGTGCCAAGTCCCGTGAAATTCCGGGATAGCGAGGCAACGGACGATAGGTGGTTGCTCCAGGTAAGCTCTTGACGATGTCCTGCATATCCAGTTCGATATAATAAGCCTTTGGTATTTCCCACCGTTCCTCCACCTCCGGGTGAAGTGCCCCGACCCACCCGATCTTCCGTCCGTTAACCTGGATCTGCGCCGCGCGCCCGGGATGAAGACCTTCGCGAACCCCGGGGACAAAGTCCGCCTGAACGCCAAGCCGCTCCAGCACGGCAGCTGCGACCCCCTTGGCCGCGTAAAAATCCGCCGGCCGTCCTTCCCAGCCGATCCCGTGCGGACCGAAACGGCCAAGGATGAGCGCCCCCACTTGCTCTCGCTCATCGGGAAGGTCGGCGAGGGGTAAGCCCCGGGGGTGAAAAACCCGTCCGATCTCGTAGATTGCAATCTCCCGCTGATCACGTCGCACATTGTAGGCCGCCGCATCCAACAATCCCGGCAACAGCGCCGTGCGCAGGGCGGCTCGTTCCTCGGACATCGGGTGTAAAACCGCCAGGTACTCCTGGGATCGTCCCTCATTCAACCGACCTATGACCGACGGATTTTGCAAAGTGTAAGTCCAGACCTCGAAAAACCCAAGATCGGTCAAGAAGCGGCGGATGGTCCCCCGGACCCGCTGCGATAACGTGCGGCCGGCGGCTGTGACCCGACCCTCGGGCATCGTCGCCGGGATGTTATCGTACCCGTGCAACCGGGCCACCTCTTCCGCCAAATCGATTTCCCGGGAAATGTCACGCCGCCGCGAAGGCACCTCCACCTGCCAGGTCCTCATGTCCAGCCGATCCACGGAAAAGCCGAGGCGTTCAAAAATCCGCTTCATCTCCCCCGGCTCTACCTTCACACCCAACCATTCATTGACCTTATCCGGGCGAAGAGCAATCTTCTTCCGATCCTCGTGTAAATCCCCTTTGTCCACGGGAGCGCCCACCAGCCGACCGCCGGCGTGTGCTGTAATGAAACGGGAAGCCCGCGCCAAGGCCAAGGGGAGCACTTCGGGATTCACGCCCTTTTCAAAACGGAGTCCTGCTTCGGACCTGAGGCCGAGGTGCCGAGCCGTTCTCCGTACACTCACTGGATCAAACCACGCGGATTCCAATACGATTCGAGTAGTCGAGGCGGTGATCTCGGAATTCTCGCCGCCCATCACCCCGGCCAGACCGATGGCCCGCGCCTCATCGGCAATAACGATCATCGAGGAATCCAACGTGCGTTCCACGCCATCCAATGTCCTGAGCCGCTCTCCGGGCTGCCCGGCGCGCACCCGAATATGCCCACCCTGAACCTGGTCAAAATCAAAGGCGTGCAGAGGCTGGCCGAGTTCCAACATCACATAGTTCGTCGCGTCGACAATGGCATCAATCGGGCGAATGCCTGCCGCCAAGAGACGCATCTGCATCCACAGCGGGGAGGACGCCTGCCGAGCTCCCTCAATCACTTGGCCCATATATCGCCGGCACAGGGGGGTCTCCAGCGTGATCCGAACCGGAGACGGCCCCTCTGCCACACCGCCCTCCGTCCAGTCCGGGAACTTGAGCGGGCGATCGAGAATCGCGGACAACTCATGGGCCACGCCGACCATCGATAGAC is from Kyrpidia tusciae DSM 2912 and encodes:
- the yunB gene encoding sporulation protein YunB, which gives rise to MRFGRRFRVGFRRRVPGGRRPFLLVAVGILGFLVLAFYVLDYNIRPVFVDIAKGMARRLATDAINQALVQTVQQGIDYSKLVTLQTDRNGRVIGATLDEKEVLRLQTAVTTRVQAVVDHLSTQQIDVPIGQAMNSSIFSAFGPMIPVAIVPFGTAESEVQQTTREAGINQTIHEVDIQVQARIQILAPFVAEPVDVQTKVPVAYMVLVGEVPQYFFDARGLPFYPPGWMVPATPGNSGSGPTSSPSGASGGNG
- a CDS encoding M48 family metallopeptidase — translated: MPLIELDGEPLEYTLIYRPNKKRLTLRVGWDGTIRVSAPLGVAIETIEEFLRQKAKWILVKRMEFARLRASVPQKTYSPGDVFHFLGEPYPLQIKETFTGTPGSLRLTEGHFYAEINPSWDAETRRERLSHLFREWYHRAGYHWALHRIAVYGEKLRCFPEKVAIRDQKTRWGSCTSKGAIYLNWRIFMAPPHVVDYVIVHELAHLRHFDHSPRFWELVESALPTYADAKAWLKEYGLTLDL
- a CDS encoding Hsp20/alpha crystallin family protein; the protein is MPLPLPVDPLRHLESFRRDVGRLLDPEVWRTGGVSGALPRVDVHETENQVVVSCDIPGLRKADDVEIDVDDDRVHLSGVIERDEERREQDFLQRERFYGRFSRTVALPVEVKPESARASYRNGVLEIRMDKARPSRGRRVNIEFH
- the tyrS gene encoding tyrosine--tRNA ligase, whose protein sequence is MEAFDLSAEQEAEVGRQLAVIRRGAAEIVPEEELVEKVRRSVSSGKPLRVKLGLDPTAPDIHLGHTVVLQKLRQFQDLGHEVYLVIGDFTGRIGDPTDKSETRRQLTEEQVRANAKTYEEQLFKVLDPGRTHVVFNSTWLAPLTFAEVIRLAASTTVARMLEREDFHKRFYGNLPISLHEFFYPLMQGYDSVALRADVELGGTDQKFNLLMGRTLQKEFGQSQQAAVMVPLLEGLDGEKKMSKSLGNYIGLDDPPRDMYGKAMSIPDSLTVKYFELATDLSNDELDRLKGDLTEGRLHPRDAKMRLAKTLVRMYHGPNAAEDAEHHFRTIFQERQLPSDIEERQIPPGPVWIVRLLVENGLAGSNGEARRLIEQGGVRVDDERIDSPDREIEPREGMVVQVGKRRFLRFRIRC
- a CDS encoding transglycosylase domain-containing protein codes for the protein MEEKVQIPEQPKRRRWLLWAAILAGAALVIILASGVTYAIRVTRAAPPLDLARLSQLSQITTVVDREGRPLGLLMTDGSREPISSLAEVSPDLVHGVIAVEDKDFYHHPGVDIQAIFRALWQNIRGQQIVSGASTLTQQTVKLVFFPDQARTLTRKIQEALLAIELERKLSKDEILTTYLNWAYFGQVGTMNVYGAEQAAHTFFGVNAKDLNLAEAAMLAALPNNPSLFSPYSHFSAAKERQTLVLSRMLEQHYISEEQYRQALAFDIQKALRPVSQHSAAKYPYILDEVQDDAASLLVQRGLAPDVDKAKELLATGGFRIETTIDRDLQDRVNEAVSGQSYRPDIGYSVLLNGRPTPIKNAMEQVGAAVVNNSDGSILAVCGGRDYNLDQIDHARLPRQPGSTMKPIGVYGPAVDRGLIGSGSGVDDVPTSWPGYRPNNFDNRFHGMMTVREALVQSYNIPALQVFSRLGPGVGMEYLKKLGITTLTPDDAVISAGIGGLSRGLTVEEATNAFTVFPNQGSVHPVHLITKIVDRDGRTVYQHANQTTQVFSPAASYILTDMLRDVVRRGTGSAVGRRFPSMAIAGKTGTTDDDRDSWFIGFTPDVTIGVWVGYNYPFPLHPVPGVSPRDERPRAVQVFADILQRARGGPWLHTASFPSAPSGVVRVSVCNKSGELPTALCRAAGTVVSELFVKGTEPKTACDVHVRAAYTVMDGKKYRATTATPPDEIRWGIFIQRKAHPPGPAPTDAGLEVPSTPDPRGSEVLPLGGGDTPQPTPSQGQSPPGASSGNGNGQQEQNGGPPGHPPRTTPGAGNE
- a CDS encoding endonuclease MutS2; this encodes MEPRTLRVLEFEKICQILADHAQTDMGKTLALELLPSSDEEEVRSWCRETDEAQAWDRLAGGVSLQGATDVTESVRRAARGGVLSPEQLYATAELMRVGRRVQRSLEQVQSKARTPQLQALASGIPELPALEKAIRESVGEDGAILDGASSELAALRRRKRALADRIRGALDELIRNPNTQKYLQEPLVTVRDGRYCVPVRVEFKNSFRGIVHDQSASGQTWFIEPAAIVPLGNELRGLEAQEEREIERILVRLSALVGQEESGLSKAVECLGRLDFALAKSRLAQQMDAVSPHFVGGGKLRLRRCRHPLIPKERVVPVDVLIGDEYHALIITGPNTGGKTVVLKTAGLLTCMAQAGLFIPAAEGSELSVFERIFADIGDEQSIEQSLSTFSGHMKHIIEILDQVNERSLVLLDEIGAGTDPAEGAALAEAILQFFVDRGIRTIATTHYGDLKAFAYTTPGVMNASVEFDPETLRPTYRLLIGVPGRSNALAVAARLGLGQEILDRARHRLGADDVRVEDMIRQLETARNQAREEADRARLDREEASRLRQQWESEVRRWEAEADQRTAQAEERARRIVLQAEREVKDVLEELRRLSREDRSSLKEHQFTELRQRLDRVKPAFRYGRRVPSSTGEDFGTPGPGDAVEVVSFGQKGTVLEIQGKEALVQIGALKTRVPVAALRKQKAPAPAAPVSVAVRRGADGVGMELDLRGKTVEEAIPEIDQYLDRAVLAGLATVHLIHGKGTGALRSGVQTYLRSHPHVRSFRNGGPGEGGLGVTVVELK
- a CDS encoding phage holin family protein, with product MNIIGAVVRFVVSALVLMVVGYLVPGFGRLTFWSALVAALVIAALGWVVEMLFGERMTPYGRGIVGFLSGAVVIYLAQLFVPGMRVTILGALLASLVIGIIDLFVPTQFSRRENRT
- the zapA gene encoding cell division protein ZapA, with translation MSTGQGQKEPESNRVRVDIYGQDYALKGQASVEYLRRVARLVDEQMKEIGEQNPRLDYSRIAVLAAVNIADRYLRLCDEYEDLLRSLERESEPRIREES
- the pheT gene encoding phenylalanine--tRNA ligase subunit beta; this encodes MKVSYRWLQEWIDLDDLSPEEVAELLTRHGVAVETVRQLNPGLSQVVVGEVLEVRPHPEGGRLRVCRVDVGRGDPLQIVCGAPNAAPGLRVPTALVGATLPETTIGEAVFRGVASQGMLCSAKEIGMEARLLPKDQTEGLYVLPPDSPIGKDIVDVLGWDDAVLELDLTPNRSDCLSMVGVAHELSAILDRPLKFPDWTEGGVAEGPSPVRITLETPLCRRYMGQVIEGARQASSPLWMQMRLLAAGIRPIDAIVDATNYVMLELGQPLHAFDFDQVQGGHIRVRAGQPGERLRTLDGVERTLDSSMIVIADEARAIGLAGVMGGENSEITASTTRIVLESAWFDPVSVRRTARHLGLRSEAGLRFEKGVNPEVLPLALARASRFITAHAGGRLVGAPVDKGDLHEDRKKIALRPDKVNEWLGVKVEPGEMKRIFERLGFSVDRLDMRTWQVEVPSRRRDISREIDLAEEVARLHGYDNIPATMPEGRVTAAGRTLSQRVRGTIRRFLTDLGFFEVWTYTLQNPSVIGRLNEGRSQEYLAVLHPMSEERAALRTALLPGLLDAAAYNVRRDQREIAIYEIGRVFHPRGLPLADLPDEREQVGALILGRFGPHGIGWEGRPADFYAAKGVAAAVLERLGVQADFVPGVREGLHPGRAAQIQVNGRKIGWVGALHPEVEERWEIPKAYYIELDMQDIVKSLPGATTYRPLPRYPGISRDLALLVPRERAAREVEAGIRESGGPWLENVELFDVYEGAQVPPGFKSLAFRLSYRAEERTLTDEEVNDALRRLIDTLRERGVQLRSE